In Cicer arietinum cultivar CDC Frontier isolate Library 1 chromosome 7, Cicar.CDCFrontier_v2.0, whole genome shotgun sequence, a single window of DNA contains:
- the LOC101491481 gene encoding uncharacterized protein gives MDTKRSPEFEFCMLHSSKPNILPADQLFLHGLILPLHLLSTQNKPHHHSSPSIPDSTSITTTTTPSHRWKDIFIKKKKTNNAEDKLKKKDKRLFRKGVSTSPELNINIWPFSRSSSAGNSVIRPKSVTRRVNSAPCSRSNSAGDSKSRKWPSSPGVHLARSSPIWQGRRGGSGVKKTEAMYLKQRRSRVGSTGCGGGIPMCRSEVKSTVSGKLRTFFTKKTVLTSH, from the coding sequence ATGGACACCAAACGTTCACCAGAATTCGAATTCTGTATGCTTCATTCTTCGAAACCCAACATCCTCCCCGCCGATCAACTCTTTCTCCACGGCCTCATTCTTCCTCTCCATCTTCTCTCTACTCAAAACAAACCCCACCATCATTCATCCCCTTCCATACCCGACTCCACCTCCATCACCACCACCACAACACCTTCCCACCGCTGGAAAGATATCTTcatcaaaaagaagaaaaccaACAACGCAGAAGATAAACtgaagaaaaaagataaaagactttTTCGAAAGGGTGTATCTACTTCACCTGAACTTAACATTAATATATGGCCTTTCTCTCGGAGTAGTTCCGCCGGTAACTCTGTAATCCGACCTAAATCGGTTACCCGGAGAGTTAACAGCGCGCCGTGTTCGAGGAGCAACTCCGCCGGCGATTCAAAGTCAAGGAAGTGGCCGAGTAGTCCGGGGGTTCATCTTGCAAGGAGCAGTCCGATTTGGCAGGGTCGGCGTGGAGGGTCAGGCGTGAAGAAGACAGAAGCAATGTATCTGAAGCAGCGGCGGAGTAGGGTGGGTTCAACCGGGTGCGGTGGTGGAATTCCAATGTGTAGAAGTGAGGTGAAGAGTACTGTCAGTGGTAAGCTGCGCACATTCTTTACCAAGAAAACCGTTCTAACATCTCACTag